A stretch of the Photobacterium toruni genome encodes the following:
- a CDS encoding calcium/sodium antiporter: MLEAIVLLCIGLALLVWSADRLVYGAAALAKNFGVAPLVIGMTILAMGSSAPEMMVSATAALADKTDTAVGNVLGSNIANIALILGITAIIKPLCISSTIIRRELPIMLGVTVIAGAVLWDNYLSRHEGIILAVLFAIFLIVMLKISRDSKSDPLVEEQQSEIPTDVSNTKAIIWVFIGLGLLLYSSDMVVESAVTIAKYYGMSDLVIGLTIIAVGTSLPELAASVASVFKGEDDMAVGNIIGSNIFNILAVMGIPGLLNPSALSPLAMSRDFYVMLAVSILLLIMALGKRRQINRIEGGILVICFIAYQAFLFLNIAA; encoded by the coding sequence ATGCTAGAAGCCATTGTGTTGCTCTGTATCGGATTAGCTTTACTGGTTTGGAGTGCCGATAGATTGGTATATGGTGCAGCTGCATTAGCGAAAAACTTCGGTGTTGCGCCACTGGTTATTGGTATGACTATTTTGGCAATGGGATCTTCTGCGCCAGAAATGATGGTTTCAGCCACCGCTGCACTGGCAGATAAAACTGATACCGCGGTCGGTAATGTGCTGGGGTCAAACATCGCCAATATTGCACTAATTCTCGGTATTACAGCCATCATCAAACCGTTATGTATTAGTTCAACGATCATTCGCCGTGAACTACCCATAATGCTTGGCGTTACCGTGATTGCCGGTGCTGTTCTATGGGATAATTATTTAAGCCGTCACGAAGGCATTATTCTTGCCGTTCTGTTTGCTATTTTCTTAATCGTAATGCTTAAAATTAGCCGAGACAGTAAAAGTGATCCATTAGTTGAAGAACAACAATCAGAAATTCCAACAGATGTCAGTAATACCAAAGCGATTATCTGGGTATTTATTGGCTTAGGATTACTTTTATACTCTTCAGATATGGTAGTAGAGTCAGCAGTTACTATCGCTAAATACTATGGCATGAGTGACTTAGTGATTGGATTAACCATTATCGCAGTGGGTACGAGTTTACCAGAATTAGCCGCCTCAGTCGCCAGCGTATTTAAAGGTGAAGATGACATGGCTGTCGGTAATATTATCGGCTCTAATATCTTTAATATTTTAGCCGTAATGGGCATTCCAGGATTACTTAATCCATCAGCATTAAGTCCACTGGCTATGAGCCGTGATTTCTATGTTATGTTAGCCGTTTCAATTTTATTATTAATCATGGCCCTAGGTAAGCGCCGTCAAATTAATCGTATTGAAGGCGGAATTTTAGTCATTTGTTTTATCGCTTACCAAGCTTTCTTATTTCTTAATATCGCCGCATAA
- the mlaF gene encoding phospholipid ABC transporter ATP-binding protein MlaF — MLNDDVLVSIKNMSFSRGERLIFDNISLDIPRGKVTAIMGPSGIGKTTLLRLIGGQIMPDNGEIWFDQWNIPTLRRSELYQARKRMSMLFQSGALFTDMTVFDNVAFPLREHTQLPEDLLRTLVLLKLEAVGLRGAAQLMPNELSGGMARRAALARAIALDPDLMMYDEPFVGQDPITMGVLVKLIRDLNQALNITSVIVSHDVPEVMSIADHVYILSGAKIIGCGTPEQLRNDINPQVRQFLDGDADGPVPFQFPAQPLSDDLFG, encoded by the coding sequence ATGCTCAATGATGATGTACTTGTTTCGATTAAAAACATGAGTTTCTCCCGCGGTGAACGGCTTATTTTTGATAATATTAGCCTTGATATTCCACGTGGAAAAGTCACTGCTATTATGGGGCCTTCAGGGATTGGTAAAACAACCTTATTACGTTTGATTGGCGGCCAGATTATGCCAGATAATGGTGAAATATGGTTTGATCAATGGAACATACCGACATTGCGCCGCAGTGAACTTTACCAAGCGCGTAAACGAATGAGTATGTTATTTCAATCAGGGGCATTATTTACTGATATGACGGTGTTCGATAATGTTGCTTTTCCATTACGAGAACACACCCAGCTACCTGAAGATTTACTGCGAACATTAGTACTACTAAAATTAGAAGCGGTAGGTTTGCGTGGGGCTGCACAATTGATGCCTAATGAGTTATCAGGTGGTATGGCGCGTCGAGCGGCCTTAGCACGTGCAATTGCTCTTGATCCTGATTTAATGATGTACGATGAACCTTTTGTTGGTCAAGATCCTATTACGATGGGAGTATTGGTCAAGTTAATCCGCGATCTTAATCAAGCCTTAAATATTACCTCTGTGATTGTATCTCACGATGTACCTGAAGTAATGAGTATTGCTGATCATGTTTATATTCTCTCTGGTGCTAAGATCATTGGTTGTGGAACTCCTGAACAATTACGTAACGATATTAACCCTCAGGTTCGACAGTTTTTAGACGGTGATGCTGATGGGCCGGTGCCTTTTCAATTTCCAGCCCAACCATTAAGTGATGATTTGTTTGGTTAA
- the mlaE gene encoding lipid asymmetry maintenance ABC transporter permease subunit MlaE, with protein sequence MIIDAISRLGRATIEKCQACGRASLMLYGALVCKPQPVKMLPLLIKQLYSVGVLSMAIILVSGLFIGMVLSLQGYLVLAGYGAETSLGQMVALSLLRELGPVVTALLFAGRAGSALTAEIGLMKTTEQLSSMEMMAVDPLRRVIAPRFWAGVISMPLLALMFSLVGLWGAQLVGVDWKGIDYGSFWSVMQSSVDFSTDIGNSIIKSVVFAIVITWIAVFNGYDAVPTSEGISRATTRTVVNSSLAVLGLDFVLTALMFGS encoded by the coding sequence ATGATAATTGATGCTATTTCCCGATTGGGACGAGCGACCATCGAAAAATGTCAAGCATGTGGACGAGCAAGCTTGATGTTATATGGAGCGTTAGTGTGTAAGCCACAACCAGTAAAAATGTTGCCATTATTGATCAAACAACTGTATTCAGTTGGAGTGTTATCAATGGCGATTATTTTAGTGTCGGGGCTATTTATTGGTATGGTATTAAGTCTGCAAGGTTACTTGGTTTTAGCCGGATATGGTGCTGAAACCAGCCTTGGACAAATGGTGGCATTATCTTTATTACGTGAGTTAGGACCTGTGGTAACGGCACTACTATTTGCTGGTCGGGCGGGGTCTGCATTAACGGCTGAAATCGGATTAATGAAAACCACGGAACAACTATCAAGTATGGAAATGATGGCGGTAGATCCATTGCGTCGTGTGATTGCACCACGTTTTTGGGCGGGTGTTATTTCAATGCCATTGTTAGCACTGATGTTCTCTTTAGTTGGACTTTGGGGGGCACAATTGGTCGGTGTTGATTGGAAAGGGATTGATTACGGTAGTTTTTGGTCAGTGATGCAATCATCGGTTGATTTTAGTACTGATATTGGTAATAGCATTATCAAGTCAGTGGTATTTGCTATCGTCATTACGTGGATTGCAGTCTTCAATGGTTATGATGCCGTACCAACATCGGAAGGGATCAGTCGTGCGACAACCCGTACCGTAGTTAATTCATCGCTGGCGGTACTTGGACTGGATTTTGTGTTAACAGCATTAATGTTTGGTAGCTAA
- the mlaD gene encoding outer membrane lipid asymmetry maintenance protein MlaD produces MQQNKRLELWVGVFMLAGIAALLVLAFKVANIQSFGSAETYTLKAHFDNIGGLKVRSPVKVGGVTVGEVTSITLDEQTYVPIVTLNVNKKFGYFPETSSASILTSGLLGEQYLGINPGFIDTDTEMLHNGDLIEDTKSALVLEDMIGQVLYSLGGDKK; encoded by the coding sequence ATGCAACAAAATAAACGATTAGAATTATGGGTTGGTGTGTTTATGCTAGCCGGTATTGCGGCCTTATTAGTGTTGGCGTTTAAAGTGGCTAACATTCAAAGTTTTGGTAGTGCTGAAACCTATACTCTTAAAGCGCACTTTGACAATATTGGTGGCTTAAAAGTACGTTCACCAGTGAAAGTTGGTGGTGTTACCGTTGGTGAAGTAACATCGATTACCCTTGATGAACAGACGTATGTGCCAATTGTTACTCTAAATGTGAATAAGAAATTTGGTTATTTTCCTGAAACCAGTTCAGCATCTATTTTGACCTCCGGCCTATTAGGTGAGCAATACTTAGGTATCAATCCTGGGTTTATTGATACTGATACTGAGATGCTGCATAACGGTGACTTAATTGAAGATACTAAATCTGCGTTAGTATTAGAAGATATGATTGGTCAAGTGCTATATAGCCTTGGCGGTGATAAGAAATAA
- the mlaC gene encoding phospholipid-binding protein MlaC, producing MKFVRGLMLCLLAIPMLAQAATIDQTNPYKMMDKVSAHLFGTLKAEQAKIKANPEELRVIVKQELLPYINTRYAAYKVLGSNLRNTTAAQRDAFTAAFTDYLVASYAQVLTQYTGQKIELESPKPVPADRSIISVRVDIVDPQRPPIRLDFKLRLNKKTKEWQGFDMVAEGVSMLSTKQSEWSGQLRTKGIDAVTQSLRDLAAKPIQIENK from the coding sequence ATGAAATTTGTACGAGGCTTAATGCTGTGTTTGCTTGCTATTCCTATGCTGGCTCAAGCAGCAACGATTGATCAAACTAACCCTTATAAAATGATGGATAAAGTATCAGCACATTTATTTGGTACGTTAAAAGCTGAACAAGCAAAAATTAAAGCTAACCCAGAAGAATTACGCGTGATAGTGAAACAAGAGCTATTACCCTATATTAATACCCGTTATGCCGCTTACAAAGTTTTAGGCTCTAATTTACGTAACACGACAGCGGCACAACGTGATGCGTTTACGGCTGCTTTCACTGATTATTTAGTGGCGTCGTATGCACAAGTATTGACCCAATATACGGGGCAAAAAATTGAATTAGAATCACCTAAGCCTGTACCTGCAGATCGCAGTATTATTTCAGTTCGTGTTGATATTGTTGATCCACAACGTCCACCTATTCGTCTTGATTTTAAATTACGTTTGAATAAAAAAACCAAAGAATGGCAGGGATTTGACATGGTTGCTGAAGGAGTCAGTATGCTTTCAACGAAGCAAAGTGAATGGAGTGGTCAGCTACGTACGAAAGGTATTGATGCTGTAACACAAAGTTTACGTGATTTGGCCGCAAAGCCGATCCAAATTGAGAATAAATAA
- a CDS encoding STAS domain-containing protein, giving the protein MTADKICWQVIADGQYRLSGSLDRDTVPAFWHQRKQWMPHNQQLTLDLADLSRVDSAGMVMLLHLCQHLKQTGSCVILHNVPKQLKTLFRLSHIEPMLAACME; this is encoded by the coding sequence ATGACTGCTGATAAGATTTGTTGGCAGGTAATTGCGGATGGACAATACCGCTTGTCAGGGTCGTTAGATCGTGACACAGTGCCCGCTTTTTGGCATCAGAGAAAGCAATGGATGCCACATAATCAGCAATTAACACTCGATCTTGCTGACTTGTCTCGAGTTGACTCAGCGGGCATGGTAATGTTGCTGCATTTGTGCCAACACCTTAAGCAAACAGGGAGTTGTGTAATATTACACAATGTACCTAAGCAGCTTAAGACGCTGTTTCGCTTAAGCCATATCGAACCAATGTTAGCAGCTTGCATGGAGTAA
- the ibaG gene encoding BolA family iron metabolism protein IbaG produces the protein MEISEIKQILESALDVDEIIVKGEGSHYQVIAVGTLFDGMSRVKKQQTIYGPLMDRIAANDIHALSIKTYTPEEWARDKKLMSL, from the coding sequence GTGGAAATCTCTGAGATTAAACAAATTCTAGAAAGTGCTTTAGACGTTGATGAAATCATCGTTAAAGGTGAAGGTAGCCACTATCAAGTGATCGCAGTGGGTACATTATTTGATGGCATGAGCCGAGTTAAAAAACAACAAACAATTTATGGTCCGTTAATGGATCGTATTGCAGCAAACGACATTCACGCGTTAAGTATTAAAACATATACGCCTGAAGAGTGGGCACGTGATAAAAAATTAATGTCGTTATAG
- the murA gene encoding UDP-N-acetylglucosamine 1-carboxyvinyltransferase produces MQKFRIQGGGPLSGEVAISGAKNAALPILFAALLADGPVDIANVPQLRDIDTTMELLSRLGVKVSRNGSVVHIDARDVNEFCAPYDLVKTMRASIWALGPLVARFGQGQVSLPGGCAIGARPVDLHIVGLEQLGATITLDEGYVKASVDGRLKGAHIVMDKVSVGATVTIMSAATLAEGTTVIENAAREPEIEDTAAFLNAIGAKITGAGTATITIEGVERLAGGCHEVVADRIETGTFLVAAAVSGGKIICRNTKPELLEAVLAKLEEAGALVETGADWISLDMTDRELKAVNIRTAPHPGFPTDMQAQFSLLNLIAKGTGIITETIFENRFMHIPELIRMGAHAEIEGNTVICGDTEGLSGAQVMATDLRASASLVIAGSIAKGETIVDRIYHIDRGYEFIEQKFSALGMNIERISE; encoded by the coding sequence ATGCAAAAGTTTCGTATTCAGGGCGGTGGCCCATTAAGCGGTGAAGTGGCTATTTCTGGCGCTAAAAATGCAGCGTTACCGATTTTATTTGCAGCATTACTTGCTGATGGTCCGGTAGATATTGCCAATGTTCCTCAGTTACGTGATATTGATACTACAATGGAATTACTGTCACGTTTAGGCGTGAAAGTCTCTCGTAATGGTTCGGTTGTTCATATTGATGCTCGTGACGTTAATGAGTTTTGTGCACCGTATGATTTAGTGAAAACTATGCGTGCATCTATTTGGGCATTAGGTCCATTAGTCGCGCGTTTTGGTCAGGGTCAAGTATCATTACCTGGCGGCTGTGCAATTGGTGCGCGTCCGGTTGATTTACACATTGTGGGTCTTGAGCAACTTGGCGCAACCATCACGCTTGATGAAGGTTATGTTAAAGCTTCTGTCGATGGTCGTCTTAAAGGCGCACATATTGTAATGGATAAAGTCAGCGTTGGCGCGACAGTGACTATTATGTCGGCTGCAACATTAGCAGAAGGCACGACGGTTATTGAAAATGCAGCGCGTGAACCTGAGATTGAAGATACTGCAGCATTTCTTAATGCTATCGGTGCGAAAATTACAGGCGCAGGTACGGCAACCATCACCATCGAAGGTGTTGAGCGTCTTGCTGGTGGTTGCCATGAAGTGGTTGCTGATCGTATTGAAACAGGAACATTCTTAGTGGCTGCTGCTGTTTCTGGTGGCAAGATTATCTGTCGTAACACTAAGCCTGAACTGCTTGAAGCGGTATTAGCGAAGCTAGAAGAAGCGGGTGCATTAGTTGAAACAGGCGCTGATTGGATCAGCCTTGATATGACAGATCGTGAGCTTAAAGCGGTGAATATTCGCACTGCGCCGCACCCAGGTTTCCCTACTGATATGCAAGCGCAATTCTCACTATTAAACTTAATCGCCAAAGGCACTGGTATTATTACTGAAACGATTTTTGAAAACCGTTTTATGCATATTCCAGAGCTAATCCGTATGGGTGCTCATGCTGAAATCGAAGGTAATACTGTGATTTGTGGTGATACCGAGGGTCTAAGTGGTGCACAAGTGATGGCTACCGATTTACGTGCATCTGCAAGTCTTGTGATTGCGGGTAGCATTGCTAAAGGCGAAACCATTGTTGATCGTATTTACCATATTGACCGTGGTTATGAGTTTATTGAGCAGAAATTCAGCGCGTTAGGTATGAATATCGAACGTATTTCTGAATAA
- the degS gene encoding outer membrane-stress sensor serine endopeptidase DegS, which translates to MLAFFGRSIVLGLITAIIVLIAVPDLRSTTPESLLSDNNSTPLSFNYAVRRASPAVVNIYNRRYDNNNNEERELRTQGLGSGVIMSDKGYIVTNYHVVAHADQIIVALQDGRVLNAQLIGLDQLTDLAVLKINADNLPVIPVNLHYKAAVGDVVLAIGNPYNLGQTTTFGIISATGRSGMSFYGPQDFLQTDAAINKGNSGGALVNTDGQLVGINTASFQQATDIETYGISFAIPYQLTIKIMQKLIADGRVIRGWIGIQGREINPLMARLYDVAKVNGIIVDGMDPSGPASKAGFKKNDIVTEIAGKEVTNVQSVRDIVTDIRPGTHIQVKILRNGKTMMIPVTVANRPPVTNPPK; encoded by the coding sequence ATGCTGGCATTTTTTGGTCGTTCTATTGTTCTCGGCCTTATCACAGCCATTATTGTATTGATTGCCGTCCCTGATTTACGTTCGACGACACCAGAGTCTTTATTATCAGATAACAACTCAACCCCGCTTTCATTTAATTATGCTGTTCGTCGAGCTTCCCCTGCTGTAGTTAATATTTATAACCGCCGTTATGATAATAATAATAACGAAGAACGTGAGTTGCGAACTCAAGGGCTAGGATCTGGCGTGATTATGAGTGATAAGGGCTATATTGTGACTAACTATCATGTTGTTGCCCATGCTGATCAGATCATTGTCGCGCTACAAGATGGTCGCGTTCTCAATGCACAATTGATCGGTTTAGATCAATTAACAGATCTGGCGGTATTAAAAATTAATGCCGATAATCTTCCCGTCATTCCGGTTAATTTACATTATAAAGCGGCTGTTGGTGATGTCGTTCTTGCCATCGGTAATCCATATAACCTCGGACAAACCACTACTTTTGGTATCATCTCAGCAACGGGACGTTCTGGCATGAGCTTTTATGGACCCCAAGATTTTTTACAAACAGACGCAGCTATAAATAAGGGCAATTCAGGCGGAGCTTTAGTCAATACGGATGGTCAATTGGTGGGAATTAATACGGCCTCTTTTCAACAAGCCACTGATATTGAAACCTATGGCATTTCATTTGCTATCCCTTATCAGCTAACGATTAAGATCATGCAAAAATTGATTGCTGATGGACGCGTGATTCGAGGTTGGATTGGGATTCAAGGTCGTGAAATAAATCCATTAATGGCACGACTTTATGATGTTGCTAAAGTTAATGGCATCATTGTTGATGGCATGGATCCGAGTGGCCCAGCATCAAAAGCGGGATTTAAGAAAAATGATATTGTGACTGAAATAGCCGGTAAAGAAGTCACAAATGTGCAAAGTGTACGTGATATCGTAACGGATATTCGTCCTGGCACTCACATTCAGGTCAAAATTTTACGTAATGGTAAAACCATGATGATTCCAGTGACGGTCGCTAATAGACCACCCGTTACTAATCCACCGAAATAA
- a CDS encoding Do family serine endopeptidase, translated as MRKKNLFVISALALTVSTLMTPLAANAALPITVNNQSMPSLAPMLEQVTPAVVSIAIEGKQLSKQQLPDSYRFFFGPDFPTEQVQERPFRGLGSGVIIDADKGYIVTNQHVINNADKIMVQLYDGHEVTAKLIGSDKSSDIALLQINTPQKLTAMKLANSDKLRVGDFAVAIGNPFGLGQTVTSGIVSALGRSGLNLENIENFIQTDAAINSGNSGGALINLNGELIGINTAILAPDRGNVGIGFAIPSNMVNNLTAQIIKFGHVQRGTLGVQGRELTAELAQTFGYDTNQGAFVNQVMPNSAAQKAGLKAGDIITSVDGNPIRSFSELRAKVATLGAGKTLTLQAMRNGKLQQFTVTLSASKANSINADDLHSSLTGAQFTNVTVNGKAHGVEISQLVKGSVAAQTGLRKGDIIIGLNRTVINNLNQLRKALDHPPKVIALEIQRDNNVLYLIIR; from the coding sequence ATGCGTAAAAAAAACCTTTTCGTTATTAGTGCATTAGCGTTAACAGTTAGTACGCTGATGACTCCCCTTGCCGCTAATGCTGCATTACCTATTACCGTCAATAATCAATCAATGCCTAGCCTTGCACCTATGCTTGAGCAAGTCACACCGGCTGTTGTCAGTATCGCGATTGAAGGCAAGCAGCTTTCAAAACAACAACTACCTGACTCCTATCGTTTTTTCTTTGGGCCTGATTTTCCAACCGAACAGGTTCAAGAGCGTCCTTTTCGAGGTTTAGGCTCAGGTGTCATTATTGATGCTGATAAAGGCTATATTGTAACGAATCAGCATGTGATCAATAACGCTGATAAAATCATGGTTCAACTTTATGATGGCCACGAAGTCACAGCTAAACTGATTGGTAGTGATAAATCGTCAGATATTGCGTTACTGCAAATCAATACCCCGCAAAAATTAACAGCGATGAAATTAGCCAACTCAGATAAATTACGTGTCGGTGATTTTGCCGTTGCGATTGGTAATCCTTTTGGGCTTGGACAAACCGTTACCTCTGGAATTGTATCAGCCTTAGGTCGTAGTGGTTTAAATCTGGAAAATATTGAAAATTTCATTCAAACCGATGCCGCAATTAATAGTGGTAACTCTGGTGGTGCTCTGATTAATCTCAATGGTGAACTCATTGGTATTAATACTGCAATACTGGCACCAGATAGAGGTAATGTCGGCATTGGCTTTGCCATTCCATCTAATATGGTTAATAACCTGACGGCACAAATCATTAAATTTGGCCACGTTCAACGAGGTACGCTAGGTGTGCAAGGGCGTGAACTCACCGCCGAATTAGCGCAAACATTTGGTTATGACACCAACCAAGGTGCATTTGTAAACCAAGTTATGCCAAACTCAGCGGCACAAAAAGCGGGGTTAAAGGCTGGCGATATAATTACTTCTGTAGATGGTAATCCGATACGTTCATTCAGTGAATTACGCGCTAAAGTGGCAACATTAGGAGCAGGAAAAACCTTAACCTTACAAGCCATGCGTAATGGTAAATTACAGCAATTCACTGTCACTCTTAGTGCGAGCAAAGCGAATAGCATTAACGCAGATGATCTTCATTCAAGCCTAACTGGAGCGCAATTTACGAATGTAACCGTAAATGGAAAAGCGCATGGCGTTGAGATCTCACAGCTAGTTAAAGGATCGGTTGCAGCACAAACAGGATTACGAAAAGGGGATATTATTATTGGTCTCAATCGAACCGTGATCAATAACCTTAATCAACTACGTAAGGCACTAGACCACCCACCTAAAGTCATCGCATTAGAAATTCAACGAGATAATAATGTGTTATATCTGATTATTCGTTAA
- the zapG gene encoding Z-ring associated protein ZapG — protein sequence MSWIIAAAIFIAGIFVGYIISRLTNKNQNQQISLKKDLDKSKYELEQYRQELVDHFARSAELLDNVSKDYSKLYEHMAKTSAELMPNLPTQDNPFAQRIATLEAVENNEPIEDEVMDHQPRDYANGATGLFSDKPTAIQDNEIPAAEPQAKAS from the coding sequence ATGAGTTGGATTATTGCAGCTGCTATTTTTATTGCAGGGATCTTTGTTGGTTACATCATCAGTCGCTTGACCAATAAAAACCAAAACCAACAAATATCACTTAAAAAAGATCTTGATAAATCAAAGTATGAATTAGAGCAATATCGACAAGAACTGGTTGATCATTTTGCCCGTAGTGCTGAATTATTAGATAACGTCTCTAAAGATTACAGTAAACTTTATGAGCATATGGCAAAAACATCAGCGGAACTTATGCCCAATTTGCCCACTCAAGACAACCCATTTGCACAACGAATTGCAACGTTAGAAGCAGTAGAAAATAATGAACCCATTGAAGATGAAGTAATGGATCATCAACCACGAGATTACGCCAATGGTGCAACAGGGCTATTTAGTGATAAACCCACTGCCATTCAAGACAATGAAATTCCAGCGGCAGAACCACAAGCAAAAGCAAGTTAA
- the zapE gene encoding cell division protein ZapE, with product MTPLNKYNADLQCIDFFADSAQAAAVAHLDDLYHRLITPIKPLPATTEWQRLWSVIKTLLPISDSKADIVPVKGLYFWGGVGRGKTYLVDTFYECLPTQRKLRIHFHRFMYQIHQQLQQLDGVEDPLEHVADNFKQQTDIICFDEFYVSDITDAMILATLLDGLFKRGITLVATSNIAPHDLYRNGLQRARFLPAIALIEQHCHIVNIDSGIDYRLRTLAQAEIYYSPLGPQANDNLAHYFEQLSVEPRYNTKDIMINQRPILAQREANGIVQFSFQQLCQTARSQNDYIEIAQLYHTVLVADVMVMKEHHQDAARRFIAMVDEFYERHVVLIMSAEAPLTELYIEGRLLFEFRRCCSRLIEMQSEQYLAKTHLVD from the coding sequence CTGACACCACTTAATAAATATAATGCAGACCTGCAATGTATTGATTTTTTTGCAGACTCAGCGCAAGCCGCCGCGGTGGCTCATTTAGATGATTTATACCATCGGTTAATTACCCCCATTAAGCCATTACCTGCGACGACAGAATGGCAACGATTATGGTCAGTAATTAAAACATTATTACCTATCTCAGATAGCAAAGCAGATATCGTGCCAGTAAAAGGGCTGTATTTCTGGGGAGGGGTTGGACGCGGTAAAACCTATTTAGTCGATACCTTTTATGAGTGTTTGCCTACTCAACGGAAATTAAGGATCCATTTTCATCGTTTTATGTATCAAATTCATCAACAGTTACAACAGCTTGATGGGGTTGAGGATCCGCTAGAGCATGTGGCAGATAATTTTAAACAACAAACCGATATTATTTGTTTTGATGAATTTTATGTTAGTGATATTACCGATGCGATGATTTTGGCAACCTTGCTTGATGGTTTGTTTAAGCGAGGAATTACTTTAGTCGCAACGTCTAACATTGCTCCCCATGATTTATATCGAAATGGTTTGCAACGTGCACGATTCTTACCCGCGATTGCGCTTATTGAACAGCATTGCCACATCGTTAATATTGATTCAGGTATTGATTACCGTTTACGAACATTGGCACAAGCTGAAATTTATTATTCGCCATTAGGGCCACAAGCCAATGACAATTTAGCGCATTACTTTGAACAGTTGAGTGTAGAACCGCGCTATAACACAAAAGATATTATGATTAATCAGCGACCAATTCTCGCTCAACGTGAAGCCAATGGTATTGTTCAATTTAGCTTTCAGCAATTATGTCAAACCGCACGTAGTCAAAATGATTATATTGAGATAGCACAATTATATCATACCGTGTTGGTGGCTGATGTGATGGTAATGAAAGAACACCACCAAGATGCTGCTCGACGCTTTATTGCTATGGTCGATGAATTTTATGAACGCCATGTCGTCTTGATCATGTCAGCTGAAGCCCCATTAACTGAACTATATATTGAAGGTCGATTATTGTTTGAGTTTAGGCGTTGTTGCTCACGTTTAATTGAAATGCAAAGTGAGCAATATCTAGCAAAAACACATTTGGTTGATTGA
- the rplM gene encoding 50S ribosomal protein L13: MKTFVAKPETVKRDWYVVDAEGKTLGRLSTEIASRLRGKHKPEYTPHVDTGDYIVVINAEKVAVTGKKRTDKMYHHHTGFIGGLKSISFDKLIAKKPEMVIETAVKGMLPKGPLGRAMFRKLKVYAGTEHNHAAQQPKVLDI; this comes from the coding sequence ATGAAAACTTTCGTTGCTAAACCAGAAACTGTAAAACGTGACTGGTATGTTGTTGACGCTGAAGGTAAAACTCTAGGTCGTCTTTCAACTGAAATCGCTTCTCGTCTACGTGGCAAGCATAAGCCGGAGTACACTCCACACGTTGACACTGGTGACTACATTGTAGTTATCAATGCTGAGAAAGTAGCAGTAACTGGTAAGAAGCGTACAGATAAAATGTACCATCACCACACTGGCTTCATCGGCGGCCTTAAGTCAATCAGCTTTGATAAGCTAATTGCTAAGAAACCAGAAATGGTTATTGAAACTGCTGTTAAAGGCATGCTTCCAAAAGGTCCTCTAGGCCGTGCTATGTTCCGTAAGCTTAAAGTTTACGCGGGTACTGAGCACAACCATGCTGCACAACAGCCTAAAGTACTAGACATCTAA